One Setaria viridis chromosome 5, Setaria_viridis_v4.0, whole genome shotgun sequence genomic region harbors:
- the LOC117859115 gene encoding myosin-17 isoform X1: MASMLNIVIGSHVWVEDKDLAWVDGEVFRIDGQNAHVRTTKGKTVIANISDIHPKDTEAPPGGVDDMTRLSYLHEPGVLDNLAVRYAKNIIYTYTGNILIAINPFQRLPNLVDSRTMEKYKGANLGDLDPHVFAIADVSYRQMINEGKSNSILVSGESGAGKTETTKLLMRYLAFLGGRSGTGERTVEQQVLESNPVLEAFGNAKTVRNNNSSRFGKFVEIQFDKSGKISGAAIRTYLLERSRVCQINSPERNYHCFYFLCAAPSEDLKKYKLGDPSSFHYLNQSACIKVDGINDAEEYLATRNAMDTVGITEQEQEAIFRVVAAVLHLGNINFAKGREVDSSVIKDDKSRFHLNTAGELLMCDCGKLENALINREINTPEGVITTTVGPNSATISRDGLAKQIYSRLFDWLVNRINASIGQDPDSNKLIGVLDIYGFESFKTNSFEQLCINFTNEKLQQHFNQNVFKMEQEEYTREQINWSYIEFVDNQDVLDLIEKKPGGIIALLDEACMFPKSTHETLSQKLYEKFKNHKRFTKPKLSRTAFTIQHYAGDVTYQSDQFLDKNKDYVVAEHQELLNASKCSFVSVLFPPATEENTKSSKSSIASRFKMQLHELMETLSSTEPHYIRCIKPNSVLKPAIFENTNVLQQLRCSGVLEAIRISCAGYPTRKLFHDFLHRFRVLAPEILKEKNDEKVACQKILDKIGLQGYQIGRTKVFLRAGQMAELDARRTEMRNNAARGVQSQYRTHVAREQFLVLRDASICLQSFVRARLACKQHEFLRQQAAALRIQKTTRWYFAWKTYCQLRLSAVTLQAGLRAMAARNEFNFRKRNKASVHIQSQWRCHRDYSNYMKLKRAALTYQCAWRRRVARKELRKLRMAARDTQALKVAKEKLEERVEELTSRLGLEKKLRADLEKSKEEEVSKLKVALHEMEQRVEEVKAMQEQESAKKAVEEALAQEREKISLLTTEIEGLKALLVAEREENDVARKAHANALEMNEELNKKVSDADEKIKQFNDTVQRLEGTIREGETLLLTERQQNEAASATLAESQARNGALVSKLEDAVKQNDLLQETVQRFEEAMKNLESSLTFEKQQHEASLVELAEAREKIEELQREVGDTDEKSTLLQTAIQSLEERLREKEALLATERQESEATKKSLSESEDRNQELLMKTEVAEKEIAHFQETIQRHEENMAALETSLRSERQQNDAIMKQQADSQAEIGELQRKLEDADGRNKLLQDSLQRLEEDATAREALMVTERQENEVTKKTLTEALDQIEELVKEVECANHSVHQLQDSIQRLEQSAVAREATLLTERQEKDAISKALAEAQGRIEGLLKEIYSASRKTDQLQNTIERLEEGATTTDALYLEEKQEHDQTKKSLSEAQEINKELLTKIEEAEKNIDQLLENVERLEKDTTARESILLTTKQSYDETAKLLLESQERNQELMHIVEDSASKIVLLEDSVKRLEESTADKDSLLAIERHENSETKKELAGSQKKIEELLTEVQDTRTCIAELEESVRRLEGNLGVTEALLLTEKEQNASTLKLLSEAQLRIEDLIKKLEGADRKSDSLQDTITRLEQEATAKEALLLTEKQAHEATRKTLSEVQERNEELLKNIHDNDKHILQLQFTIQRLEETTVANENLLLREREQNDATSKAHVESQEKYEELLKKFVDVDRKIDLLQGTIERLGENTTTKDALLLSERHEKDAVKKALTEADEKNEELLMKVEDANEKIEHLQTMIIKLEDNVAAKDVSLEAAMKENDTIRKSLTEAQERNDELLKKISDSEYRIHLLQDTVQKLQVDAISRLSSFVMEKQESDAAKRAVTEAHERNEDLLKRNEDLLKRNDDLIKKIEESNKIVIQLQEALQRIEGKAANLEAENQALRQQATATPPSTAKSPASRSKITRIHRSPENGHILNGDMRQTEMKPSTSTSEAITSAGNVPDSGDQKEFEHGEKLQRIPRQKYQPSHHQQPQDDQQWLLTCISQYLGFSGSKPVAALLIYQCLLHWKSFEAMKTGVFDSILHAINSATEAQNDMRTLAYWLSNLSTLTVLLQRSFKTTRTAISTPRRRFSSERIFHGNQAPNAGLAYLSGQSAVGSAGLLQVEAKYPALLFKQQLVDLIEKVYGMISDSVKKELNPLLELCIQDPRTSHSSLAKGHLNGMGQQNQLTHWLGIVKILTSYLDVLKANHVPSILVHKLFTQIFSLIDVQLFNRLLLRRECCSFSNGEYVRAGLAELKHWSDNATREFAGSAWEALRHIRQAVDFLVISLKPMRTLREIRTDVCPALSIQQLERIVSMYWDDVNGTNTISAEFTSSLKSAVREESNMATSFSILLDDDSSIPFSLDDITKTLPAIEVADDDLLPFVHENPSFAFLLQRGE; this comes from the exons ATG GCTTCGATGCTAAACATTGTTATAGGCTCTCATGTATGGGTGGAAGATAAAGATTTAGCCTGGGTTGATGGTGAGGTATTCCGAATTGATGGTCAAAATGCCCATGTTCGCACAACCAAGGGGAAGACG GTCATTGCAAATATATCAGATATACACCCTAAAGACACAGAAGCACCACCTGGTGGAGTGGATGACATGACAAGGCTATCATACTTGCATGAGCCTGGAGTTTTAGATAACCTGGCTGTCAGATATGCAAAAAATATCATTTAT ACCTACACTGGCAATATTCTGATTGCAATAAATCCATTCCAAAGGCTGCCTAATCTGGTTGATTCCCGTACTATGGAAAAATACAAAGGTGCAAATCTTGGTGACCTGGATCCTCACGTATTTGCAATAGCTGATGTCTCTTACAG GCAAATGATAAATGAAGGAAAGAGTAACTCCATTTTGGTCAGTGGTGAAAGTGGTGCTGGTAAGACTGAAACTACAAAATTGTTGATGAGATATCTTGCATTCCTGGGTGGGCGATCTGGAACAGGAGAGAGGACAGTTGAACAACAAGTTTTAGAA TCTAATCCAGTCCTTGAAGCTTTTGGGAATGCGAAAACCGTTCGGAACAACAACTCAAG TCGATTTGGTAAATTTGTTGAAATCCAGTTTGACAAGAGCGGAAAGATATCTGGTGCTGCCATTAGGACTTACTTGCTTGAGAGATCTCGAGTCTGCCAAATTAATAGCCCAGAGAGAAACTACCATTGCTTTTACTTCCTGTGTGCCGCACCATCTgag GATCTTAAGAAGTATAAGCTTGGGGACCCATCTTCATTTCACTATCTCAACCAATCAGCTTGCATTAAAGTTGATGGAATCAATGATGCTGAGGAATATCTTGCAACAAGAAATGCAATGGATACTGTTGGCATCACTGAACAAGAACAG GAAGCTATATTCCGGGTTGTTGCTGCTGTGCTTCATCTTGGAAACATAAATTTTGCAAAAGGGAGAGAGGTCGATTCATCTGTAATAAAGGATGACAAATCTAGATTCCATCTTAATACAGCAGGAGAGCTCTTGAT GTGTGATTGTGGGAAGTTGGAGAATGCCTTGATAAATAGGGAAATTAATACACCAGAAGGAGTGATTACCACTACAGTTGGTCCGAATTCTGCTACTATTAGCCGGGATGGTTTAGCAAAGCAGATATACTCTCGATTATTTGACTG GCTTGTAAACAGAATAAATGCATCAATAGGACAAGACCCAGACTCGAACAAACTGATTGGGGTACTTGATATATATGGTTTTGAAAGTTTTAAAACCAACAG TTTTGAACAACTGTGCATCAATTTCACCAATGAAAAACTCCAGCAACATTTTAATCAG AATGTCTTCAAAATGGAACAAGAGGAATACACAAGGGAGCAGATTAATTGGAGTTACATAGAGTTTGTTGACAATCAAGATGTACTTGACTTGATTGAAAAG AAACCAGGTGGCATTATTGCACTTCTTGATGAAGCCTG CATGTTTCCAAAGTCCACACATGAGACATTGTCTCAAAAGCTGTATGAAAAGTTCAAGAACCACAAAAGGTTTACCAAACCAAAGCTTTCTCGGACTGCATTCACAATTCAACATTATGCTGGAGAT GTAACATATCAATCTGATCAATTCCTGGACAAGAACAAAGACTATGTGGTTGCAGAGCATCAAGAATTACTTAATGCTTCTAAGTGCTCTTTTGTATCAGTGTTATTTCCACCGGCAACAGAAGAGAACACAAAATCATCAAAGTCCTCGATCGCATCTCGCTTTAAG ATGCAACTTCACGAGCTCATGGAGACTTTGAGCTCTACAGAGCCACATTACATCAGATGTATAAAGCCAAATAGTGTCCTTAAGCCTGCTATTTTTGAGAACACTAATGTTCTTCAGCAGCTTCGATGCTCG GGTGTTCTTGAAGCCATTAGGATCAGCTGTGCTGGTTATCCCACGAGGAAACTATTCCATGATTTTCTACATCGCTTTCGTGTCCTTGCTCCTGAAATTCTGAAAGAGAA AAATGATGAAAAGGTCGCCTGCCAAAAGATTTTGGACAAAATAGGACTGCAGGGTTATCAG ATAGGAAGAACTAAGGTATTCCTGAGGGCTGGTCAAATGGCTGAACTGGATGCTAGAAGAACAGAGATGCGAAATAATGCAGCAAGAGGCGTTCAAAGTCAATACCGTACCCATGTCGCTCGTGAGCAGTTCCTAGTACTACGAGACGCATCTATTTGTTTGCAGTCTTTTGTTAGAG CAAGATTGGCTTGTAAACAACATGAATTCCTGAGACAGCAAGCAGCAGCATTGAGAATTCAGAAAACCACCAGATGGTATTTTGCCTGGAAAACTTATTGCCAACTGCGCTTGTCAGCCGTTACATTGCAGGCAGGGCTAAGGGCCATGGCAGCTCGCAATGAATTCAACTTCAGAAAGAGAAATAAAGCTTCAGTCCATATCCAG TCCCAATGGCGCTGCCACAGAGATTACTCGAATTATATGAAGTTGAAGAGGGCAGCACTAACATATCAGTGTGCTTGGCGAAGAAGGGTTGCTAGGAAGGAGTTGCGGAAGCTCAGAATG GCTGCAAGAGATACACAAGCTCTAAAGGTGGCAAAAGAGAAACTTGAGGAACGTGTGGAAGAGCTAACAAGCCGCCTGGGCCTAGAGAAGAAACTAAGG GCTGATCTGGAGAAgtccaaagaagaagaagtttcAAAACTGAAGGTTGCTCTTCATGAGATGGAGCAGCGAGTTGAAGAAGTCAAAGCAAtgcaggaacaagaatcagctaAAAAGGCTGTTGAGGAAGCTCTAGCtcaagaaagagaaaagatCAGTTTGTTGACTACTGAAATTGAGGGCCTCAAG GCACTGCTAGTAGCTGAACGAGAGGAGAATGATGTAGCAAGGAAAGCACATGCCAATGCTCTGGAAATGAATGAAGAGTTAAATAAGAAAGTCAGTGATGCAGATGAAAAGATCAAGCAATTTAATGATACTGTACAGAG ACTAGAAGGGACTATAAGAGAAGGAGAGACCCTTTTGCTAACTGAAAGACAACAAAATGAAGCAGCTAGTGCTACACTTGCTGAATCTCAAGCAAGAAATGGAGCATTGGTAAGCAAGCTTGAAGATGCTGTGAAACAAAATGATCTCCTCCAGGAAACTGTTCAAAG ATTTGAAGAAGCCATGAAAAATCTGGAATCTTCTCTAACATTTGAGAAGCAACAGCACGAGGCAAGTTTGGTAGAACTAGCTGAAGCACGAGAAAAAATTGAAGAACTTCAAAGAGAAGTTGGGGACACTGATGAAAAATCCACCCTGCTTCAGACTGCTATACAAag CCTTGAAGAAAGATTAAGGGAGAAGGAGGCTCTATTGGCAACAGAAAGACAAGAAAGTGAAGCAACTAAGAAGTCGCTTAGTGAATCTGAGGATAGAAACCAGGAGTTACTTATGAAAACTGAAGTCGCTGAAAAAGAAATTGCTCATTTCCAAGAAACTATCCAAAG ACATGAAGAAAATATGGCAGCACTAGAAACTTCGTTGAGATCTGAAAGGCAGCAAAATGATGCAATCATGAAACAACAAGCTGACTCTCAGGCGGAAATAGGAGAGCTGCAAAGGAAGCTTGAAGATGCTGATGGAAGAAACAAGCTTCTTCAAGATTCTTTACAGAG ACTTGAAGAAGATGCTACTGCACGAGAGGCTTTAATGGTTACTGAAAGGCAAGAAAACGAAGTGACAAAAAAGACACTAACAGAAGCTCTGGATCAAATCGAGGAATTAGTCAAAGAAGTTGAGTGTGCTAACCACAGTGTGCATCAGCTTCAAGATAGTATACAGAG ACTGGAACAGAGCGCAGTTGCAAGAGAGGCAACTTTACTAACAGAACGTCAGGAAAAAGATGCAATATCAAAAGCTTTAGCAGAGGCACAAGGAAGGATCGAAGGTTTACTGAAGGAAATTTATTCTGCTAGTAGAAAAACCGATCAACTTCAAAATACTATAGAAAG GTTAGAAGAGGGTGCAACAACAACAGATGCTCTTTACTTAGAAGAAAAGCAAGAGCATGACCAAACGAAGAAATCACTCTCTGAAGCTCAAGAGATAAACAAGGAATTACTAACGAAAATTGAGGAAGCTGAGAAAAACATAGATCAGCTTCTGGAGAATGTGGAAAG ACTGGAAAAAGATACAACTGCAAGAGAGTCTATACTGCTTACGACAAAGCAAAGTTACGATGAGACTGCAAAATTGCTACTTGAATCTCAAGAGAGAAACCAAGAGTTAATGCACATAGTAGAGGACTCAGCAAGCAAAATTGTTCTGCTTGAAGACTCAGTAAAAAG ACTTGAAGAAAGTACTGCAGATAAAGATTCTTTATTGGCTATAGAAAGGCACGAAAACAGTGAAACCAAGAAAGAATTAGCTGGTTCGCAGAAAAAGATTGAGGAATTGCTAACTGAAGTGCAAGATACCCGTACATGTATTGCAGAACTTGAGGAATCGGTTAGGAG ACTTGAAGGCAATTTGGGAGTAACTGAAGCTTTATTGCTAACTGAAAAGGAACAGAATGCTTCTACTTTAAAATTACTTTCAGAAGCACAATTGAGAATTGAAGATTTAATAAAGAAACTTGAAGGTGCAGATAGAAAATCTGATAGCCTTCAGGATACAATAACAAG ACTTGAACAAGAGGCCACTGCCAAAGAGGCTTTATTGCTTACTGAAAAGCAGGCACATGAGGCAACAAGGAAGACTCTCAGTGAAGTTCAGGAAAGGAATGAAGAATTGCTGAAGAATATTCATGATAATGATAAACATATTCTTCAGCTTCAGTTTACTATACAGAG GCTTGAGGAAACTACAGTTGCGAATGAGAATTTGCTGttgagagagagggagcagaATGATGCAACATCAAAAGCGCACGTTGAGAgtcaagaaaaatatgaagaaTTACTAAAGAAATTTGTTGATGTTGACAGGAAAATTGACCTTCTTCAAGGTACCATAGAAAG GCTTGGAGAAAATACAACAACAAAGGATGCTCTGCTGCTATCAGAGAGGCATGAAAAGGATGCAGTTAAAAAAGCACTTACTGAGGCTGATGAGAAAAATGAAGAGTTACTGATGAAAGTTGAAGATGCTAATGAAAAAATTGAACACCTTCAAACTATGATTATTAA GCTTGAAGATAATGTAGCTGCAAAAGATGTTTCTTTGGAAGCTGCAATGAAGGAAAATGACACAATCAGGAAATCTCTTACTGAAGCTCAAGAGAGAAATGATGAATTACTCAAGAAAATTAGTGACAGTGAATACAGGATCCACTTACTTCAAGACACTGTACAAAA GCTTCAAGTAGATGCAATATCAAGATTGTCTTCTTTTGTAATGGAAAAACAAGAAAGTGATGCTGCAAAAAGAGCTGTTACTGAAGCTCATGAAAGAAATGAAGATTTACTGAAGAGAAATGAGGACCTCCTCAAGAGGAATGATGATTTGATTAAGAAAATTGAAgagtctaataaaattgtcATTCAACTTCAGGAAGCTCTACAAAG AATTGAAGGAAAAGCAGCCAACTTAGAGGCTGAGAACCAAGCTCTTCGTCAACAAGCAACTGCAACTCCACCATCTACTGCTAAATCTCCAGCTTCACGCTCAAAGATCACAAGGATCCAT AGAAGTCCAGAGAATGGCCATATTTTGAACGGTGACATGAGGCAAACTGAGATGAAGCCGTCGACTAGCACATCAGAAGCAATAACATCAGCA GGCAATGTTCCTGACTCGGGTGACCAAAAGGAATTTGAACATGGAGAAAAACTGCAAAGAATACCAAGACAGAAATATCAG CCTTCCCATCACCAGCAGCCCCAGGACGATCAGCAGTGGTTACTCACCTGTATTTCACAATATCTTGGATTTTCTGGGAGCAAACCTGTTGCAGCTCTCCTTATATACCAATGTCTTCTCCATTGGAAATCATTTGAAGCAATGAAGACGGGTGTCTTTGACAGCATTTTGCATGCTATAAACTCAGCCACAGAG GCTCAAAATGATATGAGAACATTGGCGTATTGGTTGTCCAACTTGTCTACGTTAACAGTTCTCCTTCAACGGTCATTCAAAACTACTAGGACGGCAATCTCAACTCCAAGGAGAAGATTTTCATCAGAGCGGATCTTTCATGGAAATCAAGCTCCAAATGCTGGGCTGGCTTATCTCAGTGGACAATCAGCTGTTGGTTCTGCTGGATTGCTTCAAGTTGAAGCAAAATATCCAGCTTTGCTATTCAAACAGCAGCTTGTGGATCTAATTGAAAAGGTTTATGGTATGATAAGTGACAGTGTGAAGAAGGAGCTAAACCCTTTGCTTGAATTGTGTATACAG GATCCACGAACTTCTCACTCAAGTCTTGCAAAAGGCCATCTTAATGGCATGGGTCAACAGAACCAACTCACACACTGGTTGGGCATTGTGAAAATCCTCACTAGCTACTTGGATGTACTGAAGGCAAATCAT GTTCCATCAATTTTGGTGCACAAACTTTTCACTCAAATATTCTCACTGATTGATGTTCAACTATTTAACCG ATTACTTTTGCGGCGTGAGTGCTGTTCATTTAGTAACGGGGAATATGTCAGAGCTGGACTAGCTGAACTAAAACATTGGTCTGACAATGCTACTAGAGAG TTTGCAGGTTCAGCATGGGAGGCTTTGAGGCACATCAGACAAGCTGTCGATTTCCTG GTGATTTCTCTTAAGCCAATGAGGACATTAAGAGAGATACGCACTGATGTGTGCCCT GCCCTCAGCATACAACAGCTAGAGCGAATAGTTAGTATGTACTGGGATGATGTGAATGGTACAAACACTATTTCAGCAGAG TTTACATCGAGCTTGAAATCTGCTGTACGTGAGGAATCGAATATGGCCACAAGTTTTTCTATACTCCTAGATGATGATTCCAG TATACCTTTTTCACTTGATGATATTACAAAGACATTGCCAGCCATTGAGGTGGCTGATGATGACTTGCTGCCTTTTGTCCATGAAAACCCAAGCTTTGCGTTTTTATTGCAAAGAGGGGAGTAG